A single region of the Drosophila takahashii strain IR98-3 E-12201 chromosome 2R, DtakHiC1v2, whole genome shotgun sequence genome encodes:
- the LOC108059176 gene encoding phospholipid-transporting ATPase ABCA3 isoform X3, with the protein MSSGPSPQSSICLLWLVICKTARFQLANTLTSMIIIVGPIVAFLVYAATALFRETHEDSVVMYPPVNMTTEEPPRYIFYSPENLIVAGVIEDVVQGLKARGSEAFPSGVQLNGALTGMDKYGCVGIEFDDTFSHISVIPRKVSVAIRLPLHLRENPKLTWDDESIYKHSDLDIDYYEEEGFLSIQAELSKALIRAKNESAILPEVILQHYPDPRQVEGTFMDSRTSLTGVLLLPFTISAAYIAQMIVMERREHLRAMLQLLGVRAWIYWLSWFLVAFLLLSIPTVFMILLLKWRYYPLSDWSLMLFFLLVYNFEVLCSAFMISSFFTDTVGVQVAILVMHLFSCLPWRLLVMGYTPTLPRAILVCLFLNSQLAMGLQEFIKSENLNIGMHWNALFKATDWREEFINLGPILVFMLLGCFGRLLILVYMEQLRSYQTRKWYFPVQPSFWCPRKGRQSSILDLEGQKEDRRRSRNLPVIVRARNLEKVYNERLAVSNVSLNFYQDEITVFLGHNDSGKTTIFMLLAGFVRPTAGEVTINGYDLVTKQRKARQSMCICPQHNVLFEKVKARWHLKFYCRLKGMNRKEASAEADKYLEIGHLQEYADTKVKDLPSGLKRMLMLCCNLCGNSKILLLDEPGTSLDPLLRSDMWHLLRRERKGRCIIMATHNMLEAEVVADQIAVLCDGQVIGYGTTGFLTQLADTGSSYLLICTKLDGCWVAEVTHFLQKRMPDIRLHDEYGIYVSYDLPTKYVEKYAVLFLELEDALEDLMLQEFSVSAPTLGSVFLRIGEEVRESWNRISSVNMASPSPLSSLLNLLPTFDFREDDGNKKCCNQWRAIMERKRIFAWRHRRLYILLVTMPIIICALVYGIAFLIFMIERNPCELLVTDLRLYTRPVFVIESPGDEDSLAQRYRQNVLSRGASVRSTGGTPLPEYLLKEMKSDQLRVQHSFLAGVTFNQSASSIVAWSNNKLEHGSALSLGMVYAALGEELADLDIRIVNKPYEDSIKQAMSTLAEYCYIEFAVLLFHYLVMATIVFAALPIIERQTNVQHQQFSSGMSRTTYWLSHLFWDYCLFIVMVVVLIAASGITVGSAQAVTLLLLAFGFSVISFTYLMCLMSNDFGKMFSIILYINMIGVLALFIHPKSNETRYAFLETVLLFHPHYSFFCGMYDITLGTSTYSWKELKYLIVSGMVYLILVLLSWLPRRINYTFKSIRNEKIEPSHRIEDQEVKEVRKRLAYLTTRHYSHFPLILKDVSKRYGSLVAVRSLTLDLNPFECVGLLGRNGAGKSSTFYMIVGMQSITVGNIHIKGFSLKKRRRDALRHVGFCPREEMLSSYMTGRETLHFCCLVNGIRRDHVNKLVESLAECFGLAHHMDKRIGTYSNGTKRKLMIAMATLAPTLMCLDEPTAGVDMHAKYEIWKILESIRQGGRAILLTTHSMEECEFLCTNVGIMDHGSLLCYGSLPRLKYRFNKGIFVKVKMGTREEMDDAAEVYGRITMMQEASDSEVGSTTGSRRMSLAHLVRHHKPTMDAVRKSERSRSKASAGSFQSDNQDSYDLLLQRLEEVFKKDHPYCSVSEKYTYRGMITFCIPNEQSHDFRRCVHGVCQKA; encoded by the exons ATGTCCAGTGGCCCCTCGCCGCAGAGCAGCATCTGCCTGCTGTGGCTGGTCATTTGCAAGACGGCCCGCTTCCAGCTGGCCAATACGCTGACcagcatgattatcattgtgGGGCCCATCGTTGCCTTCCTCGTCTATGCGGCCACGGCTCTATTCCGGGAGACTCACGAAGATTCGGTGGTGATGTATCCACCCGTCAATATGACAACCGAAGAGCC ACCCAGGTACATTTTCTACTCACCCGAGAATCTAATTGTGGCTGGTGTCATCGAGGATGTGGTCCAGGGATTGAAGGCCAGAGGCAGCGAGGCTTTTCCCAGCGGGGTTCAACTAAATGGTGCTCTGACGGGAATGGATAAATATGGCTGCGTGGGCATTGAGTTTGACGACACCTTCAGCCACATTAGCGTAATTCCTCGGAAAGTATCGGTAGCCATTCGCCTGCCACTTCACCTGCGGGAGAATCCCAAGCTGACGTGGGACGACGAGTCAATCTACAAGCACTCGGACCTGGACATTGACTACTATGAGGAGGAGGGGTTCCTATCTATACAGGCTGAACTGAGCAAGGCGTTGATCAGGGCCAAAAACGAGAGTGCCATCCTGCCGGAAGTAATTCTGCAGCACTATCCAGATCCCAGGCAAGTGGAGGGCACGTTTATGGATAGTAGAACGTCCTTGACAGGGGTTCTCCTCCTGCCCTTCACCATCTCCGCCGCATACATTGCCCAA ATGATTGTAATGGAAAGGCGGGAGCATCTGAGGGCCATGTTGCAGCTTCTGGGCGTCAGGGCATGGATATACTGGCTCTCCTGGTTTCTGGTGGCCTTTCTCCTCTTGTCCATTCCCACCGTCTTTATGATTCTCCTGCTAAAGTGGCGCTACTATCCCCTGAGCGACTGGTCCCTGATGCTCTTCTTTCTTCTGGTCTACAACTTTGAGGTCTTGTGCTCGGCCTTTATGATCTCATCCTTTTTCACGGACACTGTCGGTGTCCAGGTGGCCATCCTGGTCATGCATCTGTTCAGCTGCCTGCCCTGGCGCCTCTTGGTTATGGGCTATACGCCCACTTTGCCTCGGGCTATATTGGTCTGCCTCTTCCTAAACAGCCAGTTGGCCATGGGACTGCAAGAGTTCATCAAAAGCGAGAACCTCAACATAGGAATGCATTGGAATGCGCTCTTCAAAGCGACCGATTGGAGGGAAGAATTCATAAACCTGGGCCCCATCCTGGTGTTCATGTTGCTTGGCTGCTTCGGTCGCCTATTGATCCTGGTCTACATGGAGCAGCTGAGGAGTTACCAGACTAGGAAGTGGTATTTCCCAGTACAGCCCTCCTTCTGGTGCCCGCGAAAGGGTCGGCAGTCGTCCATCCTTGATCTCGAAGGTCAGAAGGAGGATCGGAGGCGGTCTAGAAACCTTCCGGTGATTGTGCGCGCCAGGAACCTGGAAAAGGTCTACAACGAACGCCTTGCGGTTAGCAACGTCAGCCTGAACTTTTACCAGGACGAGATCACAGTGTTCCTGGGCCACAATGATTCCGGAAAGACGACCATCTTTATGCTGCTCGCCGGTTTCGTGAGGCCCACCGCCGGTGAGGTCACCATTAATGGGTATGATTTGGTTACTAAGCAAAGGAAGGCGCGTCAGTCGATGTGCATCTGCCCGCAGCACAATGTGCTGTTCGAGAAGGTCAAGGCCAGGTGGCACCTCAAGTTCTACTGCCGGCTGAAGGGAATGAACCGTAAGGAGGCCTCTGCCGAGGCGGACAAGTACCTGGAGATTGGCCACCTGCAGGAGTATGCCGACACGAAGGTGAAGGATCTACCCAGTGGCCTGAAGAGGATGCTCATGCTGTGCTGCAACCTGTGCGGCAACTCGAAG ATTCTCCTCTTGGACGAGCCCGGCACCAGCCTGGATCCTCTGCTGCGGAGCGACATGTGGCACCTGCTGCGCCGGGAACGCAAGGGTCGCTGCATCATCATGGCCACGCACAATATGCTCGAGGCCGAGGTGGTTGCCGACCAGATAGCCGTCCTCTGCGATGGCCAGGTGATCGGTTACGGCACCACCGGCTTCCTCACCCAGTTGGCCGACACGGGCTCATCCTACCTCCTGATCTGCACCAAGCTGGACGGCTGCTGGGTGGCAGAGGTTACGCACTTTCTGCAAAAACGCATGCCGGACATCAGGCTGCATGACGAGTACGGAATCTACGTGTCTTACGATCTACCAACCAAATATGTAGAGAAATATGCGGTTTTGTTTCTGGAGCTGGAGGATGCACTGGAGGATCTGATGCTGCAGGAGTTCAGTGTGAGTGCCCCCACCCTGGGCAGTGTCTTTCTGCGGATCGGAGAAGAAGTGAGGGAGAGCTGGAACCGGATCAGCTCGGTTAACATGGCAAGCCCCTCGCCCCTGTCATCTCTGCTCA ATCTTCTACCGACCTTCGATTTCCGGGAGGACGATGGTAACAAGAAGTGCTGCAACCAGTGGAGGGCCATCATGGAGAGAAAGCGAATCTTCGCGTGGCGCCACAGAAGGTTGTACATTCTGCTCGTCACGATGCCAATTATCATTTGCGCCCTGGTCTACGGAATTGCCTTCCTTATCTTCATGATCGAACGAAACCCTTGCGAGCTACTGGTCACGGATCTGAGGCTCTACACTAGGCCGGTGTTTGTGATCGAATCTCCCGGGGATGAGGATAGCCTTGCCCAGCGCTACAGGCAGAATGTCTTGAGTCGGGGAGCATCGGTTCGCAGCACAGGAGGAACTCCCCTTCCCGAGTATCTCCTAAAGGAGATGAAGTCGGATCAGTTGAGGGTGCAGCACTCGTTTTTAGCCGGCGTTACCTTCAACCAGAGTGCCAGTTCCATTGTCGCCTGGTCGAACAACAAACTGGAGCACGGTTCCGCGCTTTCCTTGGGCATGGTGTACGCTGCCTTGGGCGAGGAGCTGGCTGACCTGGATATCCGGATTGTGAACAAACCGTATGAGGATTCGATTAAGCAGGCCATGTCCACGCTGGCCGAGTACTGCTACATAGAATTCGCCGTGCTCCTGTTTCATTACCTTGTGATGGCGACCATCGTTTTTGCCGCCTTGCCGATCATCGAGCGCCAGACGAACGTGCAGCACCAGCAATTTAGCAGCGGGATGAGCCGGACCACCTACTGGCTGTCGCACCTCTTCTGGGACTATTGCCTGTTCATCGTCATGGTCGTTGTTCTGATCGCGGCCAGCGGAATCACGGTGGGATCAGCACAAGCCGTAACACTCCTACTGCTCGCCTTCGGGTTCTCCGTCATTTCGTTCACCTACCTGATGTGCCTGATGTCCAATGATTTTGGCAAGATGTTTAGCATTATACTGTACATTAACATGATAG GCGTTCTGGCATTGTTCATCCATCCCAAGAGCAACGAAACGCGCTATGCTTTTCTTGAGACTGTGCTCTTATTTCATCCACACtattcctttttttgtggCATGTACGATATCACCTTGGGCACATCCACCTACAGCTGGAAAGAACTTAAATATCTGATCGTCAGCGGAATGGTCTATCTGATCCTGGTTCTCTTGTCGTGGCTTCCCCGCAGGATAAACTATACCTTCAA aTCCATTAGGAACGAAAAAATAGAACCAAGCCACAGAATTGAGGATCAAGAAGTGAAAGAAGTTCGGAAGAGATTAGCCTACTTGACCACCAGACATTATAGTCATTTCCCTCTCATCCTGAAGGACGTATCAAAACGGTACGGCAGTTTAGTGGCAGTTCGATCACTAACACTGGACCTCAATCC CTTTGAGTGCGTTGGTTTGCTGGGAAGGAATGGGGCGGGCAAGTCCAGCACCTTCTACATGATCGTGGGCATGCAGTCGATCACGGTGGGCAACATTCACATCAAGGGCTTCAGCTTGAAGAAGCGCCGAAGGGACGCACTGCGTCACGTGGGCTTTTGTCCGCGGGAAGAGATGCTTTCGTCGTACATGACGGGCAGGGAAACGCTGCACTTCTGTTGCCTGGTCAACGGCATCCGGCGGGATCATGTCAACAAGTTGGTGGAGTCACTGGCCGAGTGCTTTGGACTCGCCCATCACATGGACAAGCGTATCGGCACCTACAGCAACGGCACCAAGCGGAAGCTAATGATTGCCATGGCCACCCTGGCGCCCACGCTGATGTGCCTCGATGAACCCACCGCCGGCGTGGACATGCACGCCAAGTACGAGATCTGGAAGATTCTGGAGAGCATCCGGCAGGGCGGTCGCGCCATCCTCCTAACCACGCACAGCATGGAGGAGTGCGAGTTCCTGTGCACCAATGTGGGCATCATGGACCACGGCTCGCTGCTCTGCTACGGATCCTTGCCGCGCCTGAAGTACCGCTTCAACAAGGGCATCTTCGTCAAAGTGAAGATGGGCACCCGAGAGGAAATGGACGATGCGGCGGAGGTTTACGGCCGGATCACCATGATGCAGGAGGCCAGTGACAGTGAAGTGGGAAGCACGACGGGTTCACGTCGCATGTCGTTGGCCCACTTGGTCAGACATCATAAGCCCACAATGGACGCGGTCAGGAAGTCGGAACGCAGCCGATCAAAAGCAAGTGCCGGCAGTTTCCAATCGGACAATCAGGATAGCTACGACCTTTTGTTGCAACGATTAGAGGAAGTCTTTAAAAAGGACCATCCCTATTGCAGCGTCAG CGAGAAGTACACCTACAGAGGAATGATTACCTTTTGCATCCCAAATGAGCAG TCACACGACTTTCGAAGATGTGTTCATGGAGTTTGTCAGAAAGCATAA